A window of Nicotiana tabacum cultivar K326 chromosome 24, ASM71507v2, whole genome shotgun sequence contains these coding sequences:
- the LOC107804175 gene encoding aluminum-activated malate transporter 8: MEKTNVIAHFMGFPGKLKDKVMEIVKKTMKIGKDDPRKIWHAAKVGLALSLVSLFYYFRPLYDGFGQSAIWAVLTVVVVFEFTAGATLSKCLNRGFATLLAGALGIGAKYFADLFGKEGEPIVLGFLVFTLGAVGTFTRFFPHMKRKYDYGILIFVLTFSLVTVSGYRVDEILELAHQRLTTILVGAATCMIISLVVCPVWAGEDLHKLVCGNLDKLATFLEGFGSEYFSFSEIEESGKASKEDKGFLQAYKIVLNSKATEETLANFAWWEPGHGSFRLRHPWKQYLKIGVLARECACHLQALTSYFNSNPQAPTEFHKRIEEACTRMSMESSKALKQLASSIKTMTQPPSSAAENHLKNSKTAIDDFKAILATTKTPLLSNKLDLLEIFPAITVASILIDVINCVERISEAVEELSVKAHFKKVKNKESSPSPEKQPQQQLLHRGIVKPVVDDVEGGDDSVVIEICGGTVAAAAEVNSPGGTKGEAQKDRV, encoded by the exons ATGGAAAAAACTAATGTCATTGCCCATTTCATGGGTTTTCCAGGAAAGTTGAAGGATAAAGTTATGGAAATTGTAAAGAAAACAATGAAAATTGGGAAAGATGATCCCAGAAAAATTTGGCATGCAGCTAAAGTGGGATTAGCTCTCAGTTTAGTCTCATTGTTCTACTATTTTAGGCCTCTCTATGATGGCTTTGGACAATCTGCAATTTGGGCTGTTTTAACTGTGgtggttgtttttgaatttactGCTG gTGCAACTTTATCAAAGTGTCTAAACAGAGGATTTGCCACATTGCTGGCTGGGGCGTTAGGTATTGGAGCAAAATATTTTGCTGATTTGTTTGGAAAAGAAGGGGAGCCCATAGTTCTGGGGTTTTTGGTCTTTACACTAG GTGCTGTAGGTACATTTACGAGATTTTTTCCCCACATGAAGAGGAAATATGACTATGGAATCTTGATCTTCGTCTTAACCTTCAGTTTGGTCACCGTTTCCGGTTACCGTGTCGACGAGATATTAGAACTGGCTCATCAACGGCTGACCACCATTCTTGTCGGCGCCGCCACCTGCATGATCATCTCTTTGGTTGTTTGTCCAGTTTGGGCTGGTGAAGATCTTCATAAGCTTGTTTGTGGTAATCTTGATAAGCTTGCAACCTTCTTAGAAG GTTTTGGAAGTGAATATTTCAGCTTTTCAGAGATTGAAGAAAGTGGAAAGGCTTCTAAGGAAGATAAGGGATTCCTTCAAGCCTATAAAATCGTCCTTAATTCTAAGGCCACTGAGGAAACTTTG GCAAACTTTGCATGGTGGGAACCAGGTCATGGATCGTTCAGGCTTCGTCATCCATGGAAGCAATACTTGAAGATTGGTGTCCTTGCTAGGGAATGTGCCTGCCATCTTCAAGCACTTACTTCCTACTTTAATTCCAATCCTCAG GCACCAACCGAGTTTCATAAAAGAATAGAAGAAGCATGCACAAGAATGAGCATGGAATCAAGTAAGGCCTTAAAACAATTGGCATCTTCCATCAAAACTATGACACAACCGCCGTCCTCCGCCGCAGAAAACCACCTAAAGAATTCTAAAACCGCCATTGATGACTTTAAAGCCATACTCGCCACCACCAAAACCCCATTACTGTCCAACAAATTAGACCTATTGGAAATCTTTCCGGCAATAACGGTGGCATCTATACTCATTGACGTCATAAATTGCGTCGAAAGAATCTCAGAGGCAGTCGAGGAGCTTTCGGTCAAAGCACATTtcaagaaagtgaaaaataaggAATCTTCGCCATCGCCGGAGAAACAGCCGCAGCAGCAGCTGCTCCACCGTGGAATCGTGAAGCCTGTCGTTGACGACGTTGAGGGTGGTGATGACTCTGTTGTGATTGAGATATGTGGTGGCACGGTGGCGGCAGCGGCGGAGGTGAATTCGCCGGGAGGAACAAAAGGAGAGGCGCAAAAAGACAGAGTGTAA